One Fibrobacter sp. UWH4 genomic region harbors:
- a CDS encoding Gfo/Idh/MocA family oxidoreductase: protein MKKVITYGTYDLLHQGHINLLKRAKALGDYLIVGVTNDNFDRDRGKLNVRNNVLERVEAVKATGIADQIIIEDYVGQKIDDVQKYNVDIFAIGSDWEGKFDYLNEFCQVVYLPRTEGISSTMLREETQDIVRVGIIGCGRVANRFPSEAQVVSGVSISAAYDTDFEKCSTFAKQFDGITPCKSLDDFYSRVDAVYVATPHLEHYRCIKDSLLAKKHVLCETPLVLDGLQAKELYNFAESNGLILMEANKTAHCPAFNHLMVMIKSGLIGEVVDIEASLSQLLDKGGREFDPKQAGGAMFEQGSYPLLPILKLMGIQYESLQLFSRIENGVDIHTKGVFRYPKAVCSFKVGLGVKTEGDLVISGTKGYAYVPAPWWKTDYFELRYENPNDNKKFFYKWDGFGLRYEVQEFISCVLNHRFSSARLRRRESIQMAYIMQQFNERKNFYEI, encoded by the coding sequence ATGAAAAAAGTCATTACTTACGGAACATACGACCTACTACACCAGGGGCACATCAATTTGCTGAAACGAGCAAAGGCTCTTGGTGACTACTTGATTGTTGGTGTCACCAATGACAATTTTGACCGCGACCGAGGAAAACTCAATGTACGCAACAACGTTCTTGAACGAGTCGAGGCCGTAAAAGCGACCGGAATTGCCGACCAAATCATCATCGAAGATTACGTCGGCCAAAAAATTGACGATGTCCAGAAATACAATGTGGACATTTTCGCCATCGGTTCCGACTGGGAAGGCAAATTCGACTATCTGAACGAATTCTGTCAGGTCGTATACCTTCCCCGCACCGAGGGGATTTCCTCTACTATGCTCCGCGAAGAAACCCAGGACATCGTCAGGGTGGGTATCATCGGTTGCGGCCGTGTCGCCAACCGCTTCCCCAGCGAAGCGCAAGTCGTGAGCGGAGTGAGCATTTCTGCCGCCTACGATACAGATTTTGAAAAATGTTCCACTTTCGCAAAGCAATTCGATGGTATCACCCCCTGCAAGAGCCTTGATGATTTCTACAGCCGGGTTGACGCTGTTTACGTGGCGACCCCGCACCTGGAACATTACCGGTGCATCAAGGATTCCCTCCTAGCCAAGAAGCATGTCCTTTGCGAAACACCCCTCGTCCTTGACGGATTGCAGGCAAAGGAACTGTATAATTTCGCCGAATCTAACGGTCTTATTTTGATGGAAGCCAACAAGACCGCTCATTGCCCCGCCTTCAACCACCTGATGGTCATGATCAAGTCCGGACTGATCGGCGAAGTCGTCGACATTGAGGCATCCCTTTCGCAGCTGCTGGACAAAGGGGGGCGCGAATTCGACCCGAAGCAGGCCGGCGGAGCCATGTTCGAGCAGGGGTCATACCCGTTACTTCCCATTCTCAAGCTGATGGGCATTCAGTACGAAAGCCTGCAGCTTTTCTCACGCATCGAAAACGGCGTGGACATCCACACCAAGGGTGTTTTCCGCTATCCCAAGGCCGTTTGTTCCTTCAAGGTAGGCCTGGGCGTAAAAACCGAAGGCGACCTGGTCATTTCCGGGACCAAAGGCTACGCCTATGTTCCCGCACCCTGGTGGAAAACGGACTACTTTGAACTGCGTTACGAAAATCCTAACGACAACAAGAAGTTTTTCTACAAATGGGACGGATTTGGACTTCGCTACGAAGTCCAGGAGTTCATCAGCTGCGTTTTGAACCACCGTTTCTCTTCAGCACGTCTAAGACGCCGCGAAAGCATCCAGATGGCATACATCATGCAGCAGTTCAACGAACGAAAGAATTTTTACGAGATTTAG
- a CDS encoding alanine--glyoxylate aminotransferase family protein: MINFTVGPVQSSDAVRAIGAEQVPYFRTAEFSELMLENERLVKKFAKASDDSRVVFITGSGSAGMETAIMNTLTPADNAIVVNGGSFGHRFVELCELHEIPFTEIKLQPGKALKAEHLKEFEGKGYTTFIVNKHETSTGVHYDMQLISDFCKRNNLFLIVDCISTFLADPFDMGALGADIMITGSQKALACPPGITVMALSPKALARIEKIKCKCQYLDLKLALKNAERGQTPWTPAVSILRQINVRLKEIDTNGGVEAEIARTASLANYFRERIKGLPFEIVSESLSNAVTPLHPTTASAYDIFLKIKDEYGMWICPNGGEMKETVFRVGHIGSLTTADYDKLLDAFRDLMKKNFI, from the coding sequence ATGATTAACTTTACTGTAGGCCCGGTACAATCCAGCGATGCCGTACGCGCCATCGGTGCAGAACAGGTTCCTTATTTCCGCACGGCGGAATTCTCGGAACTGATGCTCGAAAACGAACGCCTGGTCAAGAAATTCGCAAAGGCCTCCGACGACTCCAGGGTCGTCTTCATTACGGGTTCGGGTTCGGCAGGCATGGAGACCGCCATCATGAACACCTTGACTCCTGCCGACAACGCGATTGTCGTCAACGGAGGAAGCTTCGGTCACCGTTTCGTGGAGCTCTGCGAACTGCACGAAATTCCCTTCACCGAAATCAAGCTCCAGCCGGGCAAGGCACTCAAGGCCGAACACCTGAAAGAATTCGAAGGCAAGGGCTACACCACCTTCATCGTGAACAAACACGAAACCTCCACCGGCGTGCACTACGACATGCAGCTCATCAGTGATTTCTGCAAGCGAAACAACCTGTTTCTGATTGTGGACTGCATCAGCACCTTCCTCGCCGACCCTTTCGACATGGGGGCACTCGGCGCAGACATTATGATTACAGGTTCGCAAAAGGCTCTCGCCTGCCCACCGGGAATCACGGTGATGGCGCTTTCACCGAAGGCGCTTGCTCGCATCGAAAAAATCAAATGCAAGTGTCAGTACCTGGACCTGAAGCTAGCCCTGAAAAACGCCGAACGTGGACAGACCCCGTGGACGCCCGCCGTCAGTATCCTACGCCAAATCAATGTGCGCCTCAAGGAAATTGACACAAACGGCGGCGTAGAGGCAGAAATCGCCCGCACGGCATCGCTTGCCAACTACTTCCGCGAACGCATCAAGGGACTTCCCTTCGAAATCGTTTCGGAATCTCTCTCGAATGCAGTGACTCCGCTTCACCCGACAACTGCTTCCGCCTACGATATCTTCCTCAAAATCAAGGACGAATACGGCATGTGGATCTGCCCCAACGGCGGCGAAATGAAGGAAACCGTTTTCCGCGTAGGTCACATCGGATCCTTGACAACCGCCGATTACGACAAGCTGCTTGATGCTTTCCGCGACCTGATGAAGAAAAATTTCATCTAA
- a CDS encoding LicD family protein, whose translation MKEEIKSLQFQLEYFKHHFDIKQMKPATGYLREYQLKELQFTQEILEMLKAYDIKPFLEGGALLGAQRHGGFIPWDDDIDVGVTRADYLKLIEIAKKDFVWIDSSQKNGNYAEFYDNAIRANPGKYVFLMTPYCIHLYKGTCLKDALNLEFFSNDFVKEGVTEEAYMAYREKVIQFVHSNRSWKEIFEFYEAELKNSEIYSLEETSRITPGLGNWVLTEYKFHGFRNYNELYPLKPIPFENTALPGPNEPDIMLDKQFGKNWRGYPKDIGIPHTLKDLNEYLETIGTPIDYKEF comes from the coding sequence ATGAAAGAAGAAATCAAATCGTTGCAATTCCAACTGGAATACTTCAAGCACCATTTCGACATCAAACAAATGAAACCCGCCACGGGTTACCTGCGTGAATATCAGCTCAAGGAGCTTCAGTTCACGCAAGAAATCCTCGAAATGCTCAAGGCCTATGACATCAAGCCTTTCCTTGAAGGCGGCGCGCTCCTTGGCGCCCAGAGGCATGGAGGATTCATTCCCTGGGACGACGATATCGATGTTGGCGTGACACGCGCCGATTACCTCAAGCTGATCGAAATCGCCAAGAAAGACTTCGTCTGGATCGACTCCTCCCAGAAAAACGGGAACTACGCCGAGTTCTACGATAACGCCATCCGCGCCAATCCCGGCAAGTATGTCTTCCTAATGACGCCTTACTGCATTCACCTGTATAAGGGCACCTGCCTGAAAGACGCACTGAACCTGGAATTCTTCTCCAACGACTTTGTCAAAGAAGGTGTTACTGAAGAGGCCTATATGGCCTACCGCGAAAAGGTTATCCAATTCGTCCACAGTAACCGTTCCTGGAAAGAAATTTTCGAATTTTACGAAGCCGAGCTGAAAAACAGCGAAATCTACTCCCTCGAAGAAACATCCCGAATTACTCCGGGGCTCGGCAACTGGGTCCTCACGGAATACAAATTCCACGGATTCAGAAACTACAACGAGCTCTATCCGCTCAAGCCCATCCCGTTTGAAAATACTGCCTTGCCGGGTCCCAACGAACCCGATATTATGCTCGACAAGCAGTTTGGGAAAAATTGGAGAGGCTATCCGAAGGATATCGGCATTCCCCATACACTCAAAGACCTGAACGAATACCTGGAAACCATCGGCACTCCGATCGACTATAAAGAATTCTAG
- a CDS encoding lipopolysaccharide biosynthesis protein, producing MSYKKNTPFLAAVWSLLERLSSQIVSFAIGIVLARLLTPNEYGIVGLTTIFISLSNTFVDSGFANGLIRKIDRTEKDLATAFYFNVVVGIVAYAILWVCSPLIANFFDEPLLIPLIKIVGLSVLLNSLCIVQNAILTAKLNIRLQTIIGLCGQIPAGLVAIVLAFYGWGVYTLALQTVLAAFIRTILLWICAKWHPREGFSKESFRYLFGFGSKLLSANLIGTVFNEIYSVVIGKFFTKADLGYFSKANGLRCNVNSISSGIVQKIALPVLSKYQNDTAVLKDRFREVMRLLVMITAPMSAILCFTGRDIIVFLWTEKWLPAVIFFQILVTSNIWNPIGQLSLSLLQVVNRTGTILKLEFPKKTLCVLFIVVGIQYGVIGLAFAQFFINFSAALINLYPTKKILQYNYAMQLFDLVKYILIAYPIAWGITKGIQTDMHLLNIILSTAIFMPAYSLVLYLIRDAIALKYFKKIRNKFKH from the coding sequence ATGTCCTATAAAAAGAACACGCCCTTTCTCGCTGCAGTTTGGAGCCTTCTCGAAAGGCTCTCTTCGCAGATTGTAAGCTTTGCCATCGGCATCGTTCTTGCCCGACTGCTGACACCTAACGAATACGGCATCGTAGGGCTCACGACCATATTCATCTCGCTGTCCAACACGTTCGTCGACTCCGGCTTTGCCAACGGACTGATCCGTAAGATAGACCGCACCGAAAAGGATCTGGCGACAGCCTTCTACTTCAATGTAGTTGTGGGCATTGTCGCCTATGCAATCCTCTGGGTTTGTTCCCCACTCATTGCAAATTTCTTCGACGAGCCGCTGTTGATACCGCTCATCAAGATTGTCGGCCTCAGCGTACTCCTCAATTCCCTCTGTATCGTCCAGAACGCCATCCTGACGGCAAAACTGAACATCAGACTTCAGACGATTATCGGCCTGTGCGGTCAAATTCCCGCGGGCCTCGTGGCAATCGTCCTCGCCTTTTACGGATGGGGAGTCTACACGCTCGCTTTACAGACTGTCCTTGCGGCCTTCATCCGCACCATTCTCCTCTGGATTTGCGCCAAGTGGCATCCACGTGAAGGATTCAGCAAAGAATCGTTCCGTTACCTGTTCGGATTCGGTTCCAAACTGCTCAGCGCGAACCTCATCGGAACCGTATTCAACGAAATCTATTCTGTTGTCATCGGTAAGTTCTTTACCAAAGCAGACCTCGGGTATTTCTCGAAGGCAAACGGTCTGAGGTGCAACGTCAATTCCATCAGCTCCGGCATCGTCCAAAAGATTGCGCTGCCAGTCCTATCCAAGTACCAGAACGACACCGCCGTTCTCAAGGATCGTTTTCGCGAAGTCATGCGCCTGCTTGTCATGATTACGGCCCCCATGTCGGCGATACTCTGCTTTACCGGGCGCGATATCATCGTCTTTCTCTGGACCGAAAAATGGCTACCGGCCGTTATCTTTTTCCAGATTCTTGTCACAAGTAACATCTGGAATCCTATTGGTCAACTCAGCCTCAGCCTATTGCAAGTTGTCAACCGCACGGGGACCATCCTAAAACTGGAATTTCCCAAGAAGACCCTTTGCGTCCTCTTTATCGTTGTCGGCATTCAATACGGAGTAATCGGCCTTGCGTTTGCGCAGTTTTTCATCAATTTCTCCGCAGCGCTCATCAACTTGTATCCGACCAAAAAGATTCTGCAATACAACTACGCGATGCAGCTATTCGACCTCGTCAAATATATACTCATTGCCTACCCGATTGCCTGGGGTATCACAAAGGGAATCCAAACCGACATGCACCTGCTGAACATTATTCTGTCAACAGCGATCTTCATGCCGGCCTACAGCCTCGTGCTCTACTTGATTCGCGACGCCATCGCCCTGAAATACTTCAAGAAAATCAGGAACAAATTCAAGCACTAG
- a CDS encoding LicD family protein encodes MGIVHKVYTLLGGKEGSFLQTKWSNYCIGKDLKRKQKLLRQYGIEALQAFKEICRESSVGYWLEFGTLLGAVRHKSFIPHDFDLDVGILEDSYTEDFEKKLIAKGFVKDHSFDVVKVSTGERKPSEYAFHYKGLAFDIFLGIREGDTRTVYCYEVEKGDIVSSTRSYTFSTKEPLSTVTINGVELGAPADPVKTLSMYYGEDFMIPNPNWTGKNGGNKCATYYTPNEITGILIRPKTDVL; translated from the coding sequence ATGGGTATCGTGCATAAAGTTTACACCCTCCTCGGAGGAAAAGAAGGTTCCTTTCTTCAGACTAAGTGGTCCAATTATTGCATCGGCAAAGACCTGAAAAGAAAACAGAAACTGTTGCGCCAATACGGTATTGAAGCCCTGCAGGCATTCAAAGAAATCTGCCGGGAATCCAGCGTAGGCTACTGGCTGGAATTCGGAACCCTGCTTGGAGCCGTAAGGCACAAGTCCTTCATTCCCCATGATTTTGATCTAGACGTAGGCATCCTCGAAGATTCCTATACGGAAGATTTCGAAAAAAAACTGATCGCCAAAGGCTTTGTCAAGGATCATTCCTTTGACGTCGTCAAGGTCTCGACTGGAGAACGCAAACCTTCGGAATACGCCTTCCACTACAAGGGACTCGCCTTCGATATTTTCCTCGGTATCCGCGAGGGAGACACCCGCACTGTGTACTGCTACGAAGTCGAAAAGGGCGACATCGTTTCTTCGACAAGGTCTTACACCTTCAGCACCAAGGAACCTTTGTCTACCGTAACGATCAACGGAGTTGAATTGGGCGCCCCCGCCGACCCGGTCAAGACACTATCTATGTACTACGGCGAAGATTTCATGATTCCGAATCCGAATTGGACCGGTAAAAACGGCGGCAACAAGTGCGCCACCTACTACACCCCCAACGAAATTACCGGTATCTTGATTAGGCCCAAGACCGATGTCCTATAA
- a CDS encoding glycosyltransferase encodes MKIVHLLWGLATGGIENMLVDIVNQQVEGNEISLIVINNMLDESIQARLDKRIHIYCCGRKVKSKNPLPILKLNYFLRKIRPDIVHAHYDEMAKFVFGKWTMVRTIHNTTNDFDESKYFKACYAISKAVQEEWMQAGKESILVENGIPCDSINCEKTGLFNDGLLHFVQVSRLYIKQKGQDILLKALAEIKNNNLCKINFKMHFVGDGSSRELLQNMTKTLGIEDLVLFEGNKPRKWIYENLCNFDLFIQPSRYEGFGLTVAEAMVAKVPVLSSNIEGPVEIMSVVKDGAKQLLGYTFESENSEDLARQIAAFVQQGRHEENIEFGRQHVMRNYSIKKTALQYLDEYRKVIAYR; translated from the coding sequence ATGAAGATCGTACACCTTTTATGGGGCCTTGCTACTGGCGGCATTGAAAATATGCTGGTGGATATCGTCAACCAACAGGTTGAGGGTAATGAAATATCGTTAATTGTGATCAACAATATGCTAGACGAGTCCATTCAGGCCCGTTTAGACAAGCGTATCCATATCTATTGTTGTGGCCGTAAAGTCAAAAGCAAGAATCCGCTCCCGATCCTCAAGCTCAATTATTTCCTTAGAAAGATTCGACCTGACATTGTCCATGCCCATTATGATGAAATGGCAAAATTTGTTTTCGGCAAGTGGACGATGGTGCGTACCATTCACAATACCACGAATGATTTTGACGAATCGAAGTATTTCAAAGCTTGCTACGCAATATCGAAAGCGGTTCAGGAAGAATGGATGCAGGCTGGTAAGGAATCGATTCTAGTTGAAAATGGGATTCCCTGCGATAGTATCAATTGTGAAAAGACGGGGCTTTTTAACGACGGTTTGCTGCATTTTGTTCAGGTGTCAAGGCTTTATATCAAGCAAAAAGGCCAAGATATCCTTTTAAAGGCCCTCGCCGAAATCAAGAATAATAATTTGTGCAAAATAAATTTTAAAATGCACTTTGTCGGCGATGGTTCCAGCAGGGAACTGTTGCAGAACATGACGAAAACCCTGGGAATTGAAGACTTGGTGCTTTTCGAAGGCAACAAGCCTAGGAAATGGATTTACGAGAATCTCTGTAATTTTGATTTGTTTATCCAACCTTCACGTTATGAGGGATTTGGCTTGACCGTTGCCGAGGCGATGGTGGCTAAAGTTCCTGTATTGTCGAGTAATATCGAAGGCCCCGTAGAAATTATGTCGGTCGTCAAGGATGGCGCTAAGCAACTGCTAGGCTATACGTTTGAGTCTGAAAATTCCGAAGATCTTGCCCGTCAAATTGCCGCTTTTGTGCAACAGGGCCGTCATGAAGAAAACATCGAATTCGGCCGTCAGCATGTCATGCGAAATTACAGTATCAAGAAGACGGCGCTACAATATTTGGACGAATACCGCAAAGTTATCGCCTATAGGTGA
- the tagD gene encoding glycerol-3-phosphate cytidylyltransferase, whose product MKRVITYGTFDLLHYGHINLLRRAKALGDYLIVALSTDEFNWNAKQKKCYFSYEKRKQLLEAIRYVDLVIPEENWEQKKTDVKEFRIDTFVMGDDWKGKFDFLKEQCEVVYLERTPEISTTQIKKDLECR is encoded by the coding sequence ATGAAACGAGTCATTACCTACGGAACTTTTGACCTTCTACATTACGGGCACATAAATCTTCTGCGCCGCGCCAAGGCTTTAGGTGATTATCTCATCGTCGCTCTTTCGACTGACGAGTTCAACTGGAACGCCAAGCAGAAAAAATGTTACTTCAGCTACGAAAAACGCAAGCAGTTGCTCGAAGCCATCCGCTACGTAGACTTAGTCATTCCCGAAGAAAACTGGGAACAAAAGAAGACCGACGTCAAGGAATTCCGCATCGACACATTTGTCATGGGTGACGACTGGAAGGGTAAATTCGACTTCCTCAAAGAGCAGTGCGAAGTCGTTTATCTGGAACGCACTCCGGAAATCAGCACAACCCAAATCAAAAAGGACTTAGAATGTCGCTAG
- a CDS encoding O-antigen ligase family protein gives MHVAIAIYIAFAFINYRVAVLLLAPWGLFLGHFPAVDGQYTSIFDLCCLGLTVLLPIKTNIITKIKTYPFLIPTLLVLVSYCTTNLLAETHWPSTIIFYNTVFLYPLAVWSVLEEKDDLRLLLISNIVFFALCAIYALVELALDQNIILETIIQKRMVNENVLNYTEVRFGIKRIQSVFCTPMSMGLAMTTFAYVLYEKYKMMEEKILLLFVLIVMCFILPWLTGARSVFVSALIILIPVLREVFKDGRFALLKIGIVGLVVFVGGNWILTLIDSFVHSDTAVAGSSLDMRLMQFAVIVPFFLNSPIWGNGYAFIWTFVKAVDKDILGAESIWIQLLVDYGLLGALAYLSCIVSIYRNLTRFRPEGKFLPLAIIVGYTLSTFLELEMNFFFIMSIILIKLYAWNDEENARQNIKEDDETDINPKKDLQESKAD, from the coding sequence ATGCATGTTGCTATTGCCATATATATAGCGTTTGCTTTTATAAACTATCGTGTTGCCGTACTCCTTCTGGCTCCGTGGGGACTGTTTTTAGGACATTTTCCTGCCGTGGATGGCCAATATACGTCTATATTTGATCTCTGCTGTTTGGGCTTGACCGTTTTGCTTCCGATAAAGACAAATATCATTACGAAAATAAAAACATATCCGTTTTTGATTCCGACCTTATTAGTATTAGTTTCTTATTGCACAACAAATCTACTTGCTGAAACTCACTGGCCAAGTACAATTATCTTTTATAATACGGTATTTCTTTATCCTTTGGCAGTGTGGAGTGTCTTGGAGGAAAAAGATGATTTACGTCTGTTGTTGATTAGCAACATTGTTTTCTTTGCGCTCTGTGCTATTTATGCTTTGGTGGAATTGGCTCTGGATCAGAATATAATTCTTGAAACCATTATTCAGAAAAGAATGGTGAATGAAAACGTGTTGAACTACACAGAAGTACGTTTTGGAATCAAACGTATCCAGAGTGTTTTCTGTACGCCCATGTCTATGGGGCTTGCTATGACCACCTTTGCTTATGTACTTTATGAAAAGTATAAGATGATGGAAGAAAAAATCCTACTGCTTTTCGTGCTCATTGTAATGTGCTTTATTTTGCCGTGGCTTACGGGGGCTCGTTCCGTATTTGTCTCGGCACTGATTATCCTAATTCCGGTTCTACGTGAAGTATTTAAAGATGGTCGTTTTGCTCTTTTGAAAATAGGTATTGTTGGCTTGGTTGTTTTTGTAGGTGGAAACTGGATCCTTACTCTGATAGATTCGTTCGTCCATTCCGACACGGCTGTCGCCGGAAGCAGCTTGGATATGCGCTTAATGCAATTTGCGGTGATTGTTCCGTTCTTCCTGAATTCTCCCATTTGGGGAAATGGCTATGCTTTCATTTGGACATTTGTAAAGGCGGTAGATAAGGATATTTTGGGTGCCGAAAGTATTTGGATTCAGCTCCTGGTGGATTACGGACTCCTGGGCGCCTTGGCTTATTTATCTTGCATCGTGTCTATTTATCGTAATTTGACTAGGTTTCGCCCTGAAGGAAAATTTCTGCCACTCGCCATAATTGTCGGCTATACGTTGTCGACGTTCCTTGAATTGGAAATGAACTTTTTCTTCATTATGAGTATCATTCTGATAAAACTCTATGCGTGGAATGATGAAGAAAATGCGCGGCAGAATATCAAAGAGGATGACGAAACCGACATCAACCCTAAAAAGGATCTTCAAGAATCAAAGGCAGACTAG
- a CDS encoding phosphorylcholine transferase LicD produces MKPMTLKDIQQVSLEILKEVHSFCMENGIQYSLAYGTLLGAIRHKGFIPWDDDIDLYMTRPNYERFIKTFGTRKNLKLIAGQESYIAFARICDTEQTTTQTVLPWTKVKGTGIWIDLFPIDPIDDDKAVYQDKLKEALRLYETQLAARRATPEIPWKKGFKSAFKQICRKVKYRNLDIAIINDRLNKLCTAKASETTTHCTQLACPDEKSIEHLPIAFFEDYTDIEFEGHQFKAIKQWDRCLSELYGDYMQLPPEEERRQHSCDHTQFYWKTK; encoded by the coding sequence ATGAAACCGATGACTCTCAAAGACATCCAGCAAGTTTCGCTGGAAATTCTGAAAGAAGTTCACTCATTCTGCATGGAGAACGGAATTCAGTACTCTCTCGCCTACGGAACCCTTTTAGGCGCCATCCGCCATAAGGGCTTTATTCCCTGGGACGACGACATCGATCTCTACATGACCCGCCCAAATTACGAACGGTTCATCAAAACATTCGGCACCAGAAAAAATTTGAAACTCATCGCAGGCCAGGAGAGCTATATCGCATTCGCTAGAATTTGCGACACCGAGCAGACGACAACCCAAACGGTCCTCCCCTGGACAAAAGTAAAAGGAACCGGCATTTGGATAGACCTGTTCCCAATTGACCCCATCGATGACGACAAGGCCGTCTATCAAGACAAGCTAAAGGAAGCACTTCGCTTATACGAAACCCAGCTGGCCGCAAGAAGAGCCACACCCGAAATCCCTTGGAAAAAGGGGTTTAAATCCGCTTTCAAGCAAATTTGCAGGAAGGTCAAATACAGGAATCTTGACATTGCCATTATCAATGACCGGCTGAACAAACTATGCACCGCGAAAGCGAGTGAAACCACTACCCATTGCACCCAACTCGCCTGCCCCGACGAAAAAAGCATCGAGCACTTGCCCATCGCCTTCTTCGAAGACTATACCGATATTGAATTCGAGGGTCATCAATTCAAGGCGATCAAGCAGTGGGACCGCTGTCTTTCGGAGCTGTACGGAGACTATATGCAGCTCCCGCCAGAAGAAGAGCGTCGCCAGCACAGCTGCGATCACACCCAGTTCTACTGGAAGACAAAATGA
- a CDS encoding phosphorylcholine transferase LicD: MKKIDVDKMKHIQLDILKDVHRFCIENNIHYTLIFGTLLGAIRHKGYIPWDDDIDIAMMRPDYEKFVAHYKHKDGWYHVYDFRKDKDYHNPYAKVADTRTLLEENVSTKNIGVNIDVFPFDYMFDKKDDCKNFIHSLNRLKTLFRIKLVKPGKKNSWWKRILIRLSKIAVLPWSIRSITEMEYAKIGDLNNPSAQWVAMAVDPEKEAAIRSISPRSTFEKFIEVPFEDGKFMAIADYDQWLTGMYGDYMTPPANKDRTSPHTLSNIYWI; encoded by the coding sequence ATGAAGAAAATTGACGTAGACAAAATGAAGCACATTCAGTTGGACATTCTCAAGGACGTCCATCGATTCTGCATCGAAAACAACATTCATTACACACTTATTTTCGGAACGCTACTAGGCGCCATTCGCCATAAGGGCTACATTCCCTGGGACGACGACATCGACATCGCCATGATGCGTCCCGACTACGAAAAATTCGTCGCTCACTACAAACATAAAGATGGTTGGTATCACGTCTACGACTTTCGCAAAGACAAAGACTACCACAACCCTTACGCCAAGGTCGCCGACACCCGCACCCTTCTTGAAGAGAATGTCTCGACCAAGAACATCGGCGTCAATATCGATGTTTTCCCGTTCGACTATATGTTCGACAAGAAAGATGATTGCAAAAATTTCATTCACTCTCTCAACAGACTCAAAACCCTTTTCCGCATCAAGCTCGTAAAGCCGGGTAAGAAAAACTCTTGGTGGAAACGGATTCTAATCAGGCTCTCTAAAATTGCAGTTCTTCCGTGGTCCATTAGGAGCATCACCGAAATGGAATACGCAAAGATTGGTGATTTGAACAACCCTTCCGCCCAATGGGTCGCCATGGCCGTAGATCCCGAAAAGGAGGCTGCCATCCGCTCCATATCACCGCGAAGTACGTTCGAAAAATTCATCGAAGTTCCTTTCGAAGACGGAAAATTCATGGCCATCGCCGATTATGACCAATGGCTCACGGGAATGTACGGAGACTATATGACGCCACCGGCAAACAAAGACCGTACATCGCCTCACACCTTAAGCAACATCTACTGGATATAG